A stretch of DNA from Cyprinus carpio isolate SPL01 chromosome A25, ASM1834038v1, whole genome shotgun sequence:
ATCATCTACATTGGATACACTACCTGTTGCACAAAGGGCGATGAAAGTTTGCACATGTTTACGGATCAGGTCCAGCTTATCCTCAGGCAGCGGAAGTTTCCTCATAATGTGCTCAATAAAATCATTGGGAGTGACAGCAGCCAGATTCCACTTCAATTTGCCCAGGACAACCAGCTCCCATTCCTGTATAAGAAGCAAAATTATCAGCCTAAATAATTTGTGTGATCTGAATCTGTTAGCAGTACTTGAGGTATTTAGATCTTGATATTCATTTAACTGGAGTGATAAATTGCATCCTCTCAAGTGGCATCATTTGACTATGTTTTCCTTCACTCCACTAGGAACTGACAAGATCTAAATATCATCATGTGAAGACACAGTGTCCTGGGGCTAATATTCTTTATCCACCATTCagaaaaaagttctaaaaaaaaagatttactggAGATAAGGTAATAAATGTGTTCAAACTCTGCTGTTGTTCATCCGAATGTTTATGTTATACATTTAAGCCAGTTTTGATTGCACAAAATCTAGCATCAGTTAAGCTCTGCGACCTCCAGGACATGGTTTGGCCTTAGCTATGCAAAGATACAAGCTGAAATCCTAAAAGCTACGGGGCTGAATGCACGAGCACTTGAGTTGAAAAATGGGTCACTCAGATCACTTCACAGAGACAGTCCAGCATCTGGAACTTTCGTCCTAGCTAAGTGTAATTGTGAGTATGTTTTATAGCAATCTGTCAAATCAGAAGAGGTCCGAGTATACATAGTTAATATTGGACCTGTCATTAGCCAATTTGCCACCACAAAcatgtataaaaacattaatttgaagccttattatacatataaaaggCTTGTAATTAGATTGAGCTGTAACCTCAATGGAATAAACAAGACTCAATAATAATCATGAATGTGTCTGTCCCAACACTGCTGATGACACTATTTCATCTTTTGGGGGCACTCTTGATGCATAACATGAACTTGCTTTGACCTAACTACAgtgataaatgtaaacataagaTGCTAAGTTATTTGGCTTCAGTCAACAAGAAGACAGCATCCTTTTAAATAACCACTCCCCCTTCCTGTTTGAAGTGGGGTGAGTAACAGGGGAGCAAGTGACTAATTGGGGAAAACTTGCATTCGATGGGACTGTCCTTACAAGTGAACCACATGTATTTTAGTCATGAGATGGCCCAATATGGTTGCCATTAGCTTCTGAGACATACAGTATAGGCGTGTGAAAGAATACAATGGCAGCCATCCGCTGATGAATGATTTCTCCACTTCCTCTCTTTGCTGGATTTCACTGCTGAGTGACTCACACAAAAGTACAAACAGCTACACGTTCTTGTCTGTTCTCTTCTCAGGGGTGGTGCCTGATGTGAACATGAAGCCTGATGACATTTTGCAACCACACAACTCAATAAAAACCATTGACTCCTGGTACACCAAGAGGGGTATGATGGAATGTAAACTATGAGCAGAGGCGTTccccaaaagaaaaccaattacaTACTAATATGGAAATGAACCTTTGTGTTCCAAATGATCTGTAAAGTTTGGCCAGTAAAAAGTAGTGTGCATGATCAGTTTGATGTGTGTTGCTTTGCTTTTTTAAGGAATACatatatgctaaaaaaaatacaaattttaattaactaaataagTAACTAATTAACTGGAGAAACAGTTTTGGCAACTACTGAAGAATCAACACTTTATAATGAGATGTCAGCAAATGACTGTGTACTTGTAATGTCCAACTCAATCTTTGGTCATATTCTAAGCAGACTGTTGAACTTTTATGAGGCCATAAATGACCACAAAGACCAGTTTTAAGTaacttaaagacatttttttttcttctgtgaattaTCAACTCAGCAGTCCAGTGTCAGCTCACAAGTGTTCTGAGACCAGCCCTAAAACTCACTGTGACACTCTTGCAACACAGCCTTGATGCAGGAACCCACTTCCTCCTTTAGAGCCCTCCAGTCATACCTAAAGGCTGTCACTGTGGTTTCGTTTACGAGAAATTCTTGCCAGCTAACGAGGACAAAGATGAGTTGTGACTGTGACAGCTGATCTTCAGCTTCCTGCATCTGTTGGACTCTGCAGACCAGCAGAAGCTCcaacaacaaagaaataacaCTAGGCCAgactgagaaaacaaaaacaaacaaaaaaaaacacgaagTTGCCCGCAGAGGCAAATTGCTGAGGActcataagtaaaaaaaaaaaaatctttggtctGATCTATTAAAGAACTGCCCATTTCCGGCAGAAAGACAATGATGAGCCAGTAGTGTCAAGAGCTGAGGAAAAACCAGATGCAGGCGtaacagtcaaaagttttttatgCCACACTGTACTGTATTTCCCCTTGACTTCAGTACTTcctctaaaataataatttactcttATAGTTGAcctatgcatatatatatatatatatatatatatatatatatatatatatatatatgtatgtatatatgtatatgtatatagtgtgtgtgtgtgtgtgtgtgtgtgtgtgtgtgtgtgtgtgtgtgtgtgtgtgtgtgtgtgaatgattatTAGCCAATTAGATAGAACAAGACCTCATCCCTCAAGTAGCTGTTGGTTGCATAGTTGCCACTAGATGGCGTGATAGCCCTGTCATGCATGAAAACGCACTCTAATACCCTTTGAATGTTTGTGGAGAACATCCATCAGTCGGCAGAATTTTTTGTCAAACAGAACCAAGTCTTTGCTTTAGACCACTTTTAATTCTTATGTCGCTGAtttgtaaacaaatgaaaaattccatcacaaattaaagtataaaaaattgCGTTTAAAATATTTAGTGTAGGCCTACCCATAACACCAGTAGgctatgtactgtaatgtaaacaaataaacactaagcaatatatatttgagaaaatTTTGAAAAAGGTATGTTAACAATTTTCTAGCAGTCACTACAGATAAGTTAGTAAGTTTCCGTATGCAGATAGTTTTTCGGTGCTTACCAGCAGTTCCTGCGGTCTGATTGAGTTATCAGTGTAGATGCACAGCTTCTCTGCAGTTAATGGACGTGTCTCTTTCAATTTAGACGCAAGAAACATGCACACTGCGCCAAGCAACTGCAAGTTGCATTTTCTTGTTGGTACCACCGCTAAAAATCGGTCCAAGTAGTTCATAGCCAGTGGAAAAACTTCTTCCTCGCATTTCTGTTCCTCGCAGACCTGGAAAGGGCAGGGCATAACTTAATAAGTTCAGAGGAAAAGATGCACGTGGCTCAACAAAATTAGTCTAATTTATATAACTCACAATGACTATATATGCATCAAATAATTACGACGAGAAAACGAATTACGTAGTATGGTCCATCAGTTGCATAGATAACAGGTTGTAAATCGTCACGGTAACATTAGAGatagatttaaagaaaaaaagtacaatgtCTGCTTTGTCgatgttataaatgtataaatttaatgGATGAAAAAGGACTCTAACATCTTTATCAATAGACTCACATTCCTTTGGTTCATTCAGTAAGAAATGAATTCGAGTCACAATCACCCGAGCCAAAAAACACCCATGCAACACACAGTACGGGATCTGTTTTTTTAATTCgtcatattttcataaaatatttaaaaatataaataaattgtctaGGTCTACTATTCACACCTCTAAATATTCACCAATCCTTTTCACATCATTCCCGACAATTGACAAGTTATCAAATCGatgttttatatgattaaaacatgattttctgaACGAAGTAGCATGCGGTCTTAGATGAGTGCGTCACCATCGGACcgaattatttttttcaaaaatttttataaattctcCTGCTTGATTCACCTgacaatttaaaacatgaaaataaagctAAGGTCCTCCCCTAACGTTTTCAACGTTCAAAGATTAGAAATATGAAAGATTCTGACAAAAACCGAACTTAATTCCAAGACTACAGACTTCGATCAGCATGGGTTAAGAAGTAGTGCGGGCCCTCGCCCCTTCCGCAACCATATATtcaaaaaattgtacaaaaatatagAAAAGTAATTCCCAATATATGTAATCATGAATATATACCTGAAACGCTCATTTATTAAGTCATGCACATTTAAAGAGTTGTTATGATCATTTTGTTGCGATAAAGTTGTTGTGAAAGAAAAACCAACATGGCGATGGTGAGATGTAGCACAGCGGCGAGCATTGAAGTGCATACGTGTGCATGGAAATatttatccaaaaaataaataaataacattaagcACGATTCTGTCCTCCGTGTTAACGGAACCGAAAGCTTTAAGAAATATGCGCTTATGATCACTGACATATGTCGATATCCTCCATTCCCTGCAAATCTAATCGTGAACTTGGTCCAAAATTAGCGCTTAtgactgcaataaaataaatagcccGACAATATCGGATGTGCCATTTCGGAAATATTAAAGAAGCTCCTTTACTTGCATTCTACAATGCTTACATGACAGTATAGCGAAAGTAGAAAACACTTTGCTAGACGTTTTGAAGACACGGTGTAAGCACGGAAATGATCGGATATGTACAAACCTCCAACATCCAAGTTGCCACCATCCTCCGCATAAAGGGCTGAATATCTTTCTGAAcgcatttaaaatatgaacactGGGGAAGAAACCTCTCTTCGATGGTCAACAAGCTCTGTAGTACCCTGTCATCATATAGAAGATTCGGGTCAGGACGGGCTCTTATAATGGTGTCCATCTCGAGACAAAGCAGTTCCATGATTGTTACAGTCCTTTTCGATCTCAAATATGCCTACAAACAGTCAAATATAATGTTTGCGAAATGTCAAAAAGAGCAGAAAGGACTTCTCAAGCACACAAAATCAGCCTACAGGGCTGTCCAGGTTAGTCCTGCTCCTTTTGCAAACTTTTCCCCACTAGTCTCGTTCTCTGCTCTGCTCCTCGCTGCAACATTTGAGGTCTGCAGATGTAAGGCTGTGTGACGCAAGCCAGACGCAACATGCACGGTCTTCCTCTCCGTTTCCACCCCTCTTTGCTCTGGTTATCAATAGCCCGACCAAGATAGACAAGAATTACAATACTGGCTGATATATTTATGGATCGTGCAAGACTGTTCATCCTTAGTCAACTCATCCATTAATGCGCATCTAGTCTATTTTAACGACGTTGggtaaacataaacataaagacACTGTACCTAACGCAACACTTAATTTACAGCTTATTTGATACCTCAAAGTGTTCTAAAAAAAGTGGTATTTCATATCAAATAATATGCATATTCTTGATGATCAGTAGTTGTGCCAGGCTaactaattgtttaaattaaaccaACAAATGGTCAAAAACCTTTCTTTTTGGCTGTAAGTACAGTTAAACGCCACCTCGACATCACAAAGTCGAAACAGAGCAGCAGCAGTTACATGAAGCAGCAACGCCTGTGGTCAAAGAGATAGCTTTCTAGGAAATGCAGCGAAAGCATGAAGCAACGCTCTCTCGTCAGAGATAGAAGCTGAATGATAGTTATTCTCGACCTTCCCCAGTTTATATAAAGCATTATATCGTCTCTATTTAGCATCAAAAAGCCAAGCCTCAGAAGGAGATGTGGGCGTTCCAAATTTGTGATCTGCATGCAGGTGACGGCTTTCAACATGCATAACCCACAAACTCATTCAGAAAGTcatttaagtagcaaatgagaCAAAGCAGTTTAACATTTCGTATAATAGGGaaatcagaattaaaaataatgtgtcttCAAAGACCTTCTAGAGAGTTAGTTAAAACTAAAGTGAGTTATTAATCAAGGTGCATCTCGAGGTTCTCCAGCCTGTTACAGTGATTCTGAAGAACTGAACAGACCGCAGCTACTTTGCAACAGTTGCTTCGTTTCAACACTTTTAAATGTGATAGGAAAtgtctctttaaaacatttttttttctctctgtagacTGTTTCCTCCCCTCTTCAATTTGAATAGCCAATAGTTCTTCTGCGCGCGCCTGAGGCTTTCGGATTGTTACTGGGCAGACTTTGTCTGTGCAAGTTCACCTTCTAAAGTGCCAGCAAGAACCTAATCTATTTTGCCGATCACCTGATGAACGTTGCTACTTCTCAAAGTGTGCTGCACGCAGATGtcataaataaatttatacaaaTGTAGCAGACCGATAGCAATATCTGCGACCCTCAGAGTGATGCTTTGAGAAACTCAAACAGCCTACATTTTAATATCCGTatcttataatataaaaatgatagagatgataaaatgattaaaatttaggcaaaaaggggggggggggaatgcaataaaattgaataatataAAAGTCACTATTTTCAAAGTTAGTCTGCTCataagtctatatatatatatatatatatatatatatatatatatatctatatatatatatataggctatatatatatattatatagctacTTAACCCTTATGAATCTAAATTAACAGAGCATGCAAACATGATTTCTTTTAGCGACAGCATGGAATTTAGAGATAATTAAGCAATTCCAATTACTCAAATGCTGAAACATGTAGTCATTTCATTTCCTTATTAAAACATGCGCTGCATGTAaactgcagtgtttcccacacgCAGCCGACACGTGAAAATACGGCAATGCAGGGCTTCATGAGTGAGTTTCATACTTCCAAATGCCGCCTTAATGGGCAAAACAATGGGCACTACGAGTCATAATAACATCAATGATGCATCCTTTTTCATTTTAACGATATAAAGCTTTCCTTTTCTGGCGCATTGAAACTCTTGTGTGTGGTTATCAttcatatgttatttttaaataaaacaataactaataaattgcccaattatttattattagaatgtatCTGTTTAAACAAAcgttacattaatgtttttataagatttttctgtttttataaaattagcataaaatagtacacatttataaaaaaaaaaaatttaaacatcacTCTATGTCAGCAATGTTTTGACTCCCCATTTATTCAGTGACGTGAGTCAGACCCTCATCTATAAATCATTGCTTATAATTTCCTTTGAGCTCATTTTAAGACATTCAAGAAgccaaacatttttatatatattctttttctttttttgtacgTAGTCAACATTAATATGTGCATCTTTAAGTCTTTAAGTTCTGTAACTTCGTCGGGATATATCTTTCACAGTAAACAAACCATCTTAAACAAGTAGCTTACATGATATAGGCTAGgtcaaagagagaaaaaaagacacgTCAGAACATCACATATCCCCtctcaaataaaagtaaaaaagttaacTACGGTCTGATTCAAATGCCTGTCTGTGGCTCACGCCTCTATATTCTAACCTGACCATGCTGGTTTTTCGCGGAATAATGACGTCACGCAAGCGCAGCTCTTACTGGGCTAAGCAGCTCGAGCTATTTCCCGGATGCCTGCAATTAACGCGATATCCGTGAAGACACACCCAAAGAAAGTTGGCCAGACCCTCTAAATATCGCAGCtgattttacatttcagtttttgaCACATTACCCTATATGTTTTCTTCCATGGAAACTCAAAGAACTTAAGGTTTAGATTTCCATAAATTAAGTCTTTCTGTGTGGTCTTTATCACAgcaaaacaaaggaaaacaataAGAGTTACAGTCCTCATAAATTCAAggtaaaatgataattttatgtATCTCTcatcataaataaaacataatattaatttatacacaTGGACATAGTATCACAGTTATTTGAAACAATCATCCTAATAAGATAACAGGAAAACTAATTTTGAGACAAATATTTGCTCATTTACAATGGTCTCTACACTTAAGCTCAGATTCAGTATTATGTATTACCACAAtaacatacattattattatgtattataattattattactaatactaaATTTTTATTGATTACTATAAATTTATTTTCTAGAAGAAAGTGTCTGCAAAACCAAAGaaattgtttttaagaaaatattgtaCAGGCACAgatctaaattattaaaatattcaaatatatatatatatttcaaaaggaAGATCAGtctaaacatgtttaaaaaaatttaattattatcaaacaTAAATTATTAAGACAATCTTTGTGCTagctaatgttacaaaaataattttacactttCGTATTGTGctacattatttacaaaaatattctccACCTtcagttaatttagttttatttcatttcagtatttttatttacttacaatttaaaaatgtcattatttacattattgtttaatTCTGCATAATTGAGCAacttaagagagagagaaaaaaaacatttttataaggtTCATCATCATCAGTCACAATTTTGTATGTTATTAAATTACTACAAATATTATCTCTGAAcaaagaaaatttattttctgGAGAAtcatgtatttttgaataaacagGTGACGACTTGATCGgcttgtatatttataaaatacaagctttttaaacaaaaatcatcAAGCAGCAAATGTCTTTaccataacaacaaaaaatgaaagttaaattcCTAGTCAAAAGGTATAGAAagacaataacaaaataacagaTTTCTCACAGTTACAATGTTGTGGTTGAGCAACTGCAGATGTCCTTATTGAATGAAAACAAGAGCACTTAGCCATCcatcacaaaaatatttgatatgcTTCATTAATTGACATAGTTTACAATTATTGTAAATGGCAACTACTGGTTGAAACTGCTgttgacaaaaacaaaagagtGAAAAtctttgtacaaaaaaaataattacacacacacacacacacacacacacacacacacacacacacacacacacacacacacacacacacacatctatctgtctatcaatctatctatctaaataaaaaagctattatttattttagagttttaaaagtttgtggaGAAAATGCATAAAGAGatatgtgtaaatattaaaaacaatttataatgatTCTCAATTAGTTCCTCTatatgactttttattattaatttgctaGTCTTAAATGacttgatgtgtaaaatgttttatgctgCCACACATTCATTGGGATGCGACAGCCTcacaaattctttaaaataaacatttatctcataacattataacatttatttaaaaaaaagacaaatgagatGAACAAAGTCTTACTGTTGATTGGAAATTTTTGTTTAGTCAAATAAAGGTAAGAAGTGTCCAAAAGATAACAGCAGTTTGGGAGATGCAGAGGAATTGAGCATTGTTGACATACTGGTGGGGACGTTGTAACACTGCTTCTCAATTTTATCTTATTTAGCACAAACCCACAACAGGTGCATCAGACCTTTAGGAAATAACTTTATAGAGCAGCAGTCACAAAATAGCTTCAGGCATATCTCctattagaaaaaaagaaagactttcTTTGCTTTACTTACAAAAATTACTGGATGAATCTATGTTAATTTTACCCATCATCATTTCAGACATCTAAAGCCAACCTGGACAATGTGAGGACAGACATTTTCTTCAGACATAGTCTGTCTAGTCTAAATTGACAATGTGCTGTAGATCCCTGTCAAAAGCCCCCTGCCAGCACAAGACCAACATTACAGCATTCATACTCCCGACCCCCATGCCCTCATATAAACATTAACCGTCAACCATCAAAATGGGGGCTTAACTTGCACAAAGACCATTTTCCTCATAAGTGCATGAAAATATTGTCGTGTCCAAGATACCTCTTGCAGGTACGGTCTTTTCTTTGTAACACACCAGCACATTTTATGTTGGACTGCAGTTAACTGCTGTCTTCCTCTCATATCACAAGCCCTTGAGTTTGTCACTCACGCAACAGCTGCTGGCTGATACTTTACCATTCCAGTGCCCATTTTTTCCCTCTCCCTTCAAGGAAAGAAcccacacagagaaacaaaagcCTTGTTGGAGAATGCAAGGACATTTCGGGGGCAGGTTATGTCCCTCAAGAATTCGTCAGCACAAAAAATGCCATCCCGACTTTACATGACTGACTCTTCCATTACTGGGAAAACATCCTGAGAAGTTCCACCTGGGAGCAAAGCATACTTCAGCTTTGTCAACAATGTAGCAGTCGAGATCAAACATGCTTTGAGCAGAAACACTGCTTTTTCTCTCCTTTATCTTGAAACCAACTTGAAACTatattaatgtttgtgttttacacAGAATCTTGTTGCTTTTTCTATCAGCTGAAAACCACCTGCAGCAAACTATCGCTCGAGACTTCTTACTGCAGTAATCCAAATGCAAGCtttgcagttttgttttaatCATGAAGGTTCCTGTCATGTTCTCCTGCAATCCCACACTCACACCTGCACTGTACACACAAGGTATGGCATCTTGAGGTGGGTTTGCACCTTGGTTGCCCAATAGTCACCTAGTTGTGTTCTTGGATAAGTACCTGTGGGTCCCTATAGCAAAATCTGGTGGGGTTAAACCATCGATGTGAGAGAGATCATCTGCAAATTCTCACGTTCAGCATACTTCAGGTGTCACCTCATTTAGGGTTCAGTAATAGTGCTAATCATACATAGCCTAAAAACACTTCTGAAGTCATATCTACTAAATGAGAGGGATATAATAagttaacaataaattaattcttTATAAAGTTAGCATGCCTTAAAAACGTTAAACATTCATTCTTCCAAAAAttacagttctgtcatcattctaATGTCCTTCCAAATCTGAAAATTTTCTGAAGACTATGCTGTTAGATCTTTTCCATTCAATGGCATTGAATTGGGGACCGAACATTTTAAGTtcgaaaatgacaaaagcatcataaaagtggtcgATGCCACTCATGCGGTATATACCAAGTGTTCTGGAGTTGTATGATAGTTTCGTGTAAGAAGCAGAATGAAATATATGCTATTATTCgctttattcaaattttttacattttaagggcATTAATAAGAGCGGTAGCGATATCAAATTGATTGTTACATATAAAGATCGATGTCAAAAGCTTCTGTATGACTGTGATATAATGCACAAagtattttgtataataatgatgaagattttttttgtggggggggaaAGGGTATAGATTTTGTGTTGTTTGATTagtgattaaattaattttcttttttgggtgaactactgctttaatACCACTAAAGGATCTTATAGGTTCAACGACAGGTCCCCAATTCAGGCCTCTAGCCCTCCAGGAAGGAGCATTACAAATCAAACAGCCCTCCATCATGATTGAATGAACCACACATGAATTTACAGTATAGCCTCACGCTTGAGTCAGGCTGCAATAATATGATCCTTTTGGGAAATTCTAGTGTCGGGTGTAATTTACGATCCGTATCTTTCAAGTTCCTCCTGCCCTGCTGCTGGCGTCAAACCCCGGCAGCCACCGTGTGTGTTTGCAACATGTGTCGCTTGCTATCTCACTCGCTGAGGCACACAAAAGGTAAAGGGAAGCTTAACATCCTGGGAAAATCTCAAACAGAGTGAAATTACCTTGATCCAAAGATTCCTGCTGCATACCAGCCCGATGAACCCATAACACACCACAGTAGAACAGCTGAGAGAGATAAAGGGCAGTACAGAGCTCGACATagtaaaataaaagaatgaaatactgaaataaatgcaaAGATGACTGTAAACAGGTTTTCGAGTGCTGTAAAACCATATTCTAGACCAGATTCCCCAATACAGAAGCCATGAAGAGAATTGATCAACATGGGACATCAATAGTGATCCAGCTGCACTTCCCTACAGGACAGACCCATGATTCTGTTTGGGTTTATTTAAGAAGGGTGGAGGTTGTTTTGGCTGTGATGCTATTATGTGAACTTAATACTGGGGGGAAATTTTCAGGGATGTTGGACGTTGCATTCTTTTAGTTGGGTGAGTCTGAGGATACGTTCACACTGTGAGCCTTAAAGCTCAATTCCGATTTTCGATCTAGATTGACGTAAAAGTCACATGAATTCCGACATGACTGTTCACACTGTGGTCGCATTTCAAAACATCTGACCTGTATTGGATTTGGTACCACATATGGACGTGGCACAAATTGGAATTGAAAAGATTAGATTCTATGGagtttgtgctgttcacactgtcatgacaaaaacagatctgagtcacatgtgagcaaaaaaaaaaaatctgatttgggccacatttACCTGCAGTATGAACGTAGCCTGAATCTCCTGCTTTCAATTCTGCACTCTGTAAACTTAGGCTTGATACTGGTTGTTCACACCTTGTTAACCTAcaagatttatacattttatttaaaatggacttaATAACAGATGATTGTGCACTGGCTAAGTGTAAAAGAAACccggaaaataataataataataataataaaagcatttatgaCAATTCTTGACATTCTTTGAGTAAAAGTGCTAACAAGGAAGTGTACATCAAAGAAACTTCATTGAgagcaaaaattatattaaattgattattggTTAAATAAAGACAGGGTATGTTTCCTTAAGTTGCCATGCAACTTGAGACAACATATCAAAGCTCTGAGTCACATTTGCTGCGGCCTATTCACTTATCTGAGTAATGCATtgataaaattaaatctattttatcaGACCATGGC
This window harbors:
- the ccnd2a gene encoding G1/S-specific cyclin-D2; translation: MELLCLEMDTIIRARPDPNLLYDDRVLQSLLTIEERFLPQCSYFKCVQKDIQPFMRRMVATWMLEVCEEQKCEEEVFPLAMNYLDRFLAVVPTRKCNLQLLGAVCMFLASKLKETRPLTAEKLCIYTDNSIRPQELLEWELVVLGKLKWNLAAVTPNDFIEHIMRKLPLPEDKLDLIRKHVQTFIALCATDFTFAMYPPSMIATGSMAAAICGLQLNSTNCSLWGENLTELLAKITNTEVDVLKECQEQIERVLMNNLREGRRQQQKQQQQEQGGPRSKALDDQDQSSTPTDVRDINL